The following proteins come from a genomic window of Halobaculum sp. MBLA0147:
- a CDS encoding GAF domain-containing sensor histidine kinase, producing the protein MDEHDYFRDLYELVVDRSLDTDETIGRVLAVGCERLGAADGFVTYTADGDYEVLASTVDGGAFAPGSVSDLSATWCRHVVADRSPLAVADATETAAADDPAVTESDLRCYIGAPLVVDGETYGTLCFASESPRAEPFSESERRFVSLLAAYVGGEIERDRHHRELRAENERLDEFAGVVAHDLRNPLSVARGYTDSLLARADGEEAEHLRTVDESLTRMAEMIDDLLTLAREGTDVGEREVVALRAVTRDAWDGVATDGDEDEDGDEDHRSPTLVVDTEAVIYADRSRLRQLFENLFRNSLEHGPGDVTVTVADAPDGDGFTVADDAGGLPADVAADPFGEAEGFGLVIVERIVAGHDWTVSVDSDDTGTTFTVGNVVHAPESAGGVAGTEGRAPFEDSSATDESARTD; encoded by the coding sequence GTGGACGAACACGACTACTTCCGCGACCTGTACGAACTCGTCGTCGACAGGTCACTCGACACCGACGAGACGATCGGACGGGTGTTGGCCGTCGGTTGCGAGCGCCTGGGTGCGGCCGACGGGTTCGTCACGTACACTGCCGACGGCGACTACGAGGTGCTGGCGTCGACGGTCGACGGCGGCGCGTTCGCTCCCGGGTCGGTGTCGGACCTCTCCGCGACGTGGTGTCGCCACGTCGTGGCCGACCGCTCGCCGCTCGCGGTCGCCGACGCGACGGAGACGGCGGCCGCAGACGATCCGGCGGTGACGGAGAGCGACCTCCGGTGTTACATCGGCGCACCGCTGGTCGTCGACGGGGAGACGTACGGGACGCTCTGTTTCGCGAGCGAGTCACCCCGTGCGGAGCCGTTCTCCGAGTCCGAGCGCCGGTTCGTCTCGCTGCTGGCGGCGTACGTCGGCGGCGAGATCGAACGCGACCGCCACCACCGCGAACTCCGCGCCGAGAACGAACGGCTCGACGAGTTCGCGGGCGTGGTCGCTCACGACCTCCGGAACCCACTCAGCGTCGCCCGCGGCTACACGGACTCGCTGTTGGCGCGCGCCGACGGGGAGGAGGCGGAACACCTCCGGACGGTCGACGAGTCACTCACACGGATGGCCGAGATGATCGACGACCTGCTCACACTGGCTCGCGAGGGGACGGACGTGGGCGAACGGGAGGTCGTCGCGCTCCGCGCCGTCACCCGCGACGCGTGGGACGGCGTCGCGACGGACGGGGATGAGGACGAAGACGGCGACGAGGACCACCGCTCCCCGACGCTCGTCGTCGACACCGAGGCGGTGATCTACGCGGACCGCTCGCGACTCCGGCAGCTGTTCGAGAACCTGTTCCGGAACAGCCTCGAACACGGTCCCGGCGACGTGACCGTGACCGTCGCGGACGCACCCGACGGCGACGGGTTCACGGTCGCAGACGACGCGGGTGGACTCCCAGCGGACGTGGCCGCGGACCCGTTCGGCGAAGCCGAGGGGTTCGGACTTGTGATCGTCGAACGGATCGTCGCGGGCCACGACTGGACGGTCTCGGTCGACTCGGACGACACCGGCACGACGTTCACCGTCGGCAACGTCGTCCACGCACCGGAGTCGGCCGGCGGCGTCGCCGGGACCGAGGGACGCGCGCCGTTCGAGGACTCGTCGGCCACGGACGAGTCGGCGCGAACCGACTGA